The following coding sequences are from one Cercospora beticola chromosome 4, complete sequence window:
- a CDS encoding uncharacterized protein (BUSCO:EOG09263HE6) has product MIVQRLCRSAQATPSHKAPLVWRRWQSSLSLERLQKPIQSYISTSRDPYLNLSIEHHLLQKSSPESAILFLYVNRPSIIIGRNQNPWVEVNLALLGPSRNHLATEPPGLGAVDLVRRRSGGGTVFHDEGNVNWTVICPSADFTRDKHAEIVVRALRSCGVERARVNARHDIVLDQGTRGVDTDPEDTHSTPYEATDFDTPRPLKVSGSAYKLTRNRALHHGTCLLNTPNLNIIPDYLHSPAKSYISARGVESVSSPVGNILLSNEDFVSAVQEHFAKQYGGTRDPLEVGAESLDDEVVRKGYDELKSLDWTYLQTPQWSMSSSDDVVPGVKLDLSVRYGAVNGASLKLGDSSRDISQALKDVKVHEVSDWASVMRPALAQAGIESTQETSLYRWLNTMLPTRR; this is encoded by the coding sequence ATGATTGTCCAGCGTCTCTGCAGAAGCGCGCAAGCTACGCCGTCACACAAAGCACCACTGGTATGGAGGAGATGGCAGTCCTCGCTGTCACTGGAACGCCTCCAGAAACCAATCCAGTCGTACATCTCGACGTCGCGTGATCCGTACTTGAACCTGTCCATCGAGCATCACCTGCTGCAGAAGAGTTCACCAGAGTCGGCCATACTGTTTCTGTACGTTAACAGAccgagcatcatcatcggacGCAACCAGAATCCCTGGGTGGAAGTAAATCTTGCGCTTCTCGGCCCGTCACGAAATCACCTGGCGACCGAACCTCCCGGGCTGGGAGCCGTGGATCTCGTGCGACGAagaagtggtggtggcaCGGTCTTTCACGATGAAGGCAACGTTAACTGGACCGTGATCTGCCCTTCTGCAGACTTCACTCGCGACAAGCATGCCGAGATAGTAGTGCGAGCGCTGAGAAGCTGTGGCGTAGAAAGAGCCCGCGTCAATGCCCGGCACGATATCGTGCTCGACCAGGGCACACGTGGAGTTGACACGGATCCTGAGGACACTCACAGCACGCCGTATGAAGCAACTGATTTCGATACACCACGGCCGCTCAAGGTGTCGGGATCTGCATACAAGCTCACCAGAAATCGAGCGCTGCACCATGGCACCTGCCTGCTCAACACTCCAAACCTCAACATAATCCCTGATTATTTGCATTCGCCCGCAAAATCATACATATCAGCGCGAGGAGTCGAGAGCGTCAGCTCACCCGTCGGCAACATCTTGCTAAGCAACGAAGACTTCGTTTCCGCTGTGCAGGAGCATTTTGCTAAACAGTATGGTGGGACCCGGGACCCGTTAGAGGTCGGCGCTGAATCGCTTGACGACGAAGTGGTGCGCAAAGGTTATGATGAGTTGAAGTCATTGGATTGGACCTACCTGCAGACGCCACAGTGGTCTATGAGTTCTTCGGATGATGTTGTACCAGGCGTCAAGCTGGACCTCTCTGTCAGATATGGCGCAGTCAATGGCGCATCTCTCAAGCTTGGGGACTCTTCTCGCGATATCAGCCAAGCTCTGAAAGACGTCAAAGTGCACGAAGTGTCAGACTGGGCATCTGTGATGCGGCCGGCACTCGCTCAAGCTGGAATCGAGTCTACCCAGGAAACATCGCTGTACCGTTGGCTGAACACGATGCTGCCAACTCGAAGGTGA
- a CDS encoding ribosomal protein P1: MSTAELASSYAALILADEGLEITADKLQALITAAKVPDIEPIWTSLFAKALEGKDVKELLTNVGSGGGAAPAAAAGGAAAGGDAGGDAPAAEEKKEEEKEESDDDMGFGLFD, translated from the exons ATGTCCACCGCCGAGCTCGCCTCTTCCTACGCCGCcctcatcctcgccgatGAGGGTTTGGAGATCACT GCCGACAAGCTCCAGGCActcatcaccgccgccaagGTCCCAGATATCGAGCCAATCTGGACTTCCCTCTTCGCTAAGGCCCTCGAGGGCAAGGACGTCAAGGAGCTCCTGACCAACGTCGGTTCCGGCGGTGGTGCCGCcccagctgccgctgccggtggtgctgctgctggcggtgaCGCTGGTGGTGACGCCCCAGctgctgaggagaagaaggaagagg agaaggaggagtccGACGACGACATGGGATTCGGTCTCTTCGACTAA
- a CDS encoding uncharacterized protein (BUSCO:EOG092629ZN) yields MTDSPFQRCPLDAKEQPILDRVLIIRDHLSLMKSDRSTYIKSADVQKYYHQLIEQVELLNRIRETKRDEQNRVDTVLDDCFRLISLLFLTVGRNREAPAIYSCVSTVDRLLNHLREAGFYLPADLKSIDEHLTKWERMIERGRDEFGHSEQILTLLSARIDVCKRTLEELKVPLSNLDGDLMKAYQKLVSILRSLSACNTRSRFPEREVKDFERQLLEIQEQLHAERDPHEGKTAEEVYAERLQLIQDCPSCVKEPDMVVKGLLARCLLWVEIIQQKKGKIDPDFKELYDKLLKIKTALDHINFTQAWSLRETDLYDFQRQLDRIDESRVDGNFVDAQGKPADLHAQRTLLYLLRKSYALIYTYIISSEPVSEALLPIYNQLQTLKRCLLEVKKNGGVDSPRELYPYSMKINSIDNMRKDGKFMIGDDIPEGQGAVSALLAECFDLAYELRNEADERSENPAPEEVNGVGIRTQKDVNPADPDGESKSVAGVGLQRTMTRDG; encoded by the exons ATGACCGACTCACCATTCCAGCGCTGCCCGCTGGACGCGAAAGAACAGCCAATCCTCGATCGCGTGCTCATCATCCGCGACCACCTCTCTCTCATGAAGAGTGATCGTTCAACCTACATCAAATCCGCCGATGTTCAGAAATACTATCACCAGCTCATCGAGCAAGTCGAACTTCTCAACCGCATACGAGAAACGAAACGTGACGAGCAAAATCGTGTCGATACCGTCCTCGATGACTGCTTCCGTCTCATCTCTTTACTGTTCCTTACTGTTGGACGTAACCGCGAAGCTCCCGCAATCTACTCCTGCGTAAGTACCGTCGATCGTCTGCTGAATCATTTGCGCGAGGCTGGCTTCTACCTTCCGGCTGATCTGAAGAGCATTGATGAGCATTTGACGAAATGGGAGAGGATGATTGAGAGAGGGAGAGATGAGTTTGGGCACAGTGAGCAGATCCTGACATTGTTGTCGGCGAGGATCGATGTCTGTAAGAGGACATTGGAGGAATTAAAGGTGCCGCTTTCGAATCTGGACGGGGATCTGATGAAAGCTTATCAGAAGTTGGTGAGCATTTTGAGGAGCTTGAGCGCGTGCAATACGAGATCGAGA TTCCCGGAAAGAGAGGTCAAGGACTTCGAGAGACAATTACTGGAGATCCAGGAACAGCTGCACGCTGAACGCGATCCACATGAAGGCAAGACCGCGGAAGAAGTATACGCAGAGAGGTTGCAGTTGATTCAGGATTGCCCGAGCTGTGTCAAGGAACCGGATATGGTCGTCAAAGGTCTGCTCGCAAGATGCTTGCTGTGGGTGGAGATCatccagcagaagaagggcaagatcgATCCGGATTTCAAGGAGCTGTACGacaagctgctcaagatcaAGACTGCACTTGATCACATTAACTTCACGCAGGCTTGGTCGCTGCGCGAGACTGACCTTTACGATTTCCAACGACAACTTGATCGCATTGATGAGAGCAGGGTCGATGGAAACTTTGTGGACGCCCAGGGGAAACCAGCCGATCTTCACGCGCAACGAACTCTGTTGTACCTGCTTCGAAAGTCCTACGCGTTGATCTACACGTACATTATCTCTTCGGAGCCTGTGTCAGAAGCTCTCCTCCCCATTTACAATCAGCTGCAGACGCTCAAGCGATGTCTGTTGGAAGTCAAGAAGAACGGAGGTGTCGACTCTCCTCGCGAGCTGTATCCTTACAGCATGAAgatcaacagcatcgacaacatgAGAAAAGACGGCAAGTTTATGATTGGCGACGACATCCCCGAAGGTCAAGGCGCAgtctctgctcttcttgcagaATGTTTCGATCTGGCGTACGAGCTTCGGAATGAAGCCGACGAGAGGAGCGAGAATCCAGCTCCTGAAGAAGTAAATGGCGTGGGCATCCGCACACAGAAAGACGTCAACCCTGCTGATCCTGACGGCGAGAGCAAAAGCGTTGCAGGCGTTGGTCTGCAGAGAACCATGACTCGCGACGGATAG